GTAATGCCCCATCAATGTATAAATCTTCCAAGCTAAACCTGCTATTGAGGATTAACATCACTTTTTGATCGTATAGTTCATCAACTAAACTAATAAAGCGTCTGGTTGGATCATCCTCACTGGCATAGGACAGTTGTCGCTCGCCTGTGATGGTTGCTAGTGAACCATCTTCGGTGCCACGCGCTCTAATCCAGCTTCGTAGTTCTCCGCCTAATATCGGTACATCGCTGAGTAAGATATGGCTAAATTGTCCCGCGAGTTCAATATAATCTAATGCTGAGCGTGGGCTCTGGCACAAGGCTGAAAAGGTAAACCAAGCAAGCTGGCCGTGTATAGCCATAATGGCAATGTCTCTATGGCATACCTCAATTGAATGTGGCAGGTTTTTGAGACTCGCATGGGGTTGTGGGTATTGTTGACATAATTGTTGAAAAACAACGTCGGGCGCCATTGATGATGGTTGTTTTAGCCAAGGCGGTGTAGTCGTTAATATGTTGGCGTTAGCGTGTAAACGATGATCAATTTGACCATTTAAATGGATTGATTCGGTATATTGTAGAAGCAGATCAATAGTGGGTAAAAAACGATCGCGCTGTAATCCGTTTTTATACAAGTCAACAATCGGCACATTTGACGTTGCAACTAGGGTCACTTCTGACTGAAATAATGTCTCAAATAATCGCCCAAGTAAAATGGCATCACCTATATCAGATACAAAAAATTCATCGAAGCAAATGACAGAATATTTGGCTGCAATTTGCTTAGCGATATGAGCTAATGGATCGCGGATCCCCGATGTTTGATTTAATTGCTGGTGGATCATAGCCATAAAACGATGAAAATGAAGACGTAATACGGTTTTATTTGTTTCAGACTGCGGGCTATATAGGTACTGCTCAGACAAACTTTGATAAAACAGATCCATCAGAAAGGTTTTCCCACGACCAACATCTCCCCACAAATATAAACCGCGGTTTTTTTTGTTAATCGATAGACATTGCTGATAGAGCGAATCTAAGGCGAGTACTGCTTGCTGTTGCGCAGGATCATCAAGCATGTTTTGTTTAATGCGCTGCTGATAGGCTTGTAATGGCGACATAACACTTAAGCTAAATTGTTGAGCTGAGTAGTATACCATTAACTGTTGCCTTTATTATGGTGCGTATTTCCTTTAAGCTCTTGTGACAAAAATAACAATCTATTAACTCTGAGCGTGAACCCTGAGTATTAATCCTAACAAGGACCCAGACATGAATCATAAAAATAAGGGGATGACCTATATTGGTGCGGATATGGCATTAGAAGGTAATGTACGTATTCAAGGTCCTGCAATGGTTGCTGGCCACACTAAAGGTACTATTAACTCTACTGATCAAATCAAAATTGAGCTGGGAGGCGTGATTGAGGGTGACGTTTTTTGCCAAGAGATGCGCGTGTCAGGATTATTTAAAGGCAAGTTACATTGCAATAAGTTAATTATTGTCAGCTCGGGTATTGTAGAAGGTGAAGTGTCGAGTCATCAGATGGAAATTTATGATGGCGGTCAATTCATCGGTATGCGCACTAAAGGTCCTGATGCATCGCAGTTACCACAAGCTGAAGCAGAGCAATCATCACATCAACAGGCGCAGCAGGCTAGTGTTACTCATTCGGTTTTTTCTGGGCGTAAATTCACTTATGCCGCAGTTGCGACTATTTTGATTATTGCCGGCACAATATTACAACCAACCATTAGCTCGGCATTGAATCGTGGTCAAATATTGTCATCTGACAACAATCAAGCCAGCGTAGAACAATACTCACAATCAACTGCAACAGCAGAAGATGCTGAGGTCTTATTTCAAGATATAGATCAACAGACTTCATTTGTCGATCAAGCTGAAGCATTGATGGGGGCTGGTCAAAGTGATATTAATGTGGCGATGGAAGATTTACATGAACTCGCTAAAAGCAGTGAAGCTATGGGGGATAGCCAAACAGCGAGTGACGATGTCGAACAAATCGAGCCAGCGTTTGGCACGCCAGATAAGTAAGCATCTTTTTATTAAACCCATAAAAAAATGGTTTTATTAACCACAGTGTTTAGTGGAGTAATAAAACCATTTTATGCTGTTTTGATACAGCCAAATATTTCTATATTACTTATGGATTAATGCGAGTTGGCATACCTGTACGTTGCTCTAGCAATCGCTTTAATATAAATGAGTCAGTTTGTGGGTGAGCAACAAAGCGAGTGGTTTCTTTATCAAATGATAATGCTACTGGCTCAGTCGAATCAAACTCAGCTTGAGTGCGTGATAGCGGCTGATGAACTTCTAAATAACGATTACCATCAGGTTCTTCAGTCGCTTTAATGGGTTGGTTAATAAATTCAACACGAGTACCTACTGGCACGGTATTAAATAAATGTTCAATATCTTCATCGCGTAAACGAACACAACCAGAACTGACGCGTAAACCAATACCAAAGGTGGCGTTAGTGCCATGGATTGCATATAAGTTACCTACATACAGTGCGAACAAACCCATTGGATTATCAGCGCCTGCAGGCCATACTGCTGGTAATGTCACTCCTTTTGCTTCGTAAGATTTACGAATATTAGCAGTTGGTGTCCACGTTGGGTTTGCGCGTTTACGTTGAATGGTTGTTACCCACTTTTCTGGAGTGTCTTTACCAATTTGGCCAATACCAATAGGCAATACTTCAACAATCTTTTCCTTTTGGGAAATAATATAAACGCATTTCAGCGCTGTTTATCACTACGCCTTCACGTTTAGTGTTCGGCAAAATTAGCTGATGTGGGATTAATAAAGTGCTACCGGCTTTGGGTAAAAAGAGGGATCCACGCCAGGGTTGGCTTCTAATAAGTTAGTTAATCCGAGCTGAAATTTTGAGGCGATTTGTTCTAGGGTTAACTTGCCCTCAGGAACAACATAGTATTGATTTTCACCGACTAAATTGCTGCCTTTAGCAGGTAGACGATATTCAACAGCAGCACTCGAAAAACTGAGTACCATAGCCGTTGCTGCAATTAAAGTAGTGCGTAACGAATTCATCATAAGCGTTATATCATTCCAAAAACAGACGTTATACCAGTCAGACTACAATATCTTACCAAGTTTGACTATTTTGTACTGGTCATTAGTACATATTATTAGCGCGCATCCTCACTTATTACGCTTAATATTTCAACTGATTTTTTCCTGTTTCGTTATTTAAATCTTAAACGTTTAGTAAGCTGATGTAAGTTGTCTGGAGCGGTTGGCAACTGATGTTCTTTTAGCGCTAACTTATAACCTATTTGAGTGTCTATTTTGTGGAAGAATGACTCTTAAATGGATTTTTTATAAGACTTAAGCTTATGGGTATTTTATGCAATCGGCCTTAACACCGTAAGCGATGATGCACACTTTCAGCCTCTTTAATTAACGATGCTGGGTTACGCTCCTATCGCATCTAAAAATATGTATTTGGGATTTTTGCCTATATAGCTATCTCAGTATTTACCGAGGAAAATTGCAGTAAAAGATGTCCTCGATGAATCCCCAAAGTACGTACAAGACGACAGTAAAACCAGATACTAGTGAACATTTATTTAAATTAATGTTTATTTTTAATTTATATATCAATTGGTTATTTTTTTACTCTGCTTATTCCTCATCAAAATAAATTGTTGCACTTTTAGTTAGCATGCTAACCAGTTATAATACTTAGCATGCTAACTAAGTGGTGACTTAATATGATTTCTACAGAATTAGAGCGATTAAAAGAGCTACATCTTGCTGAGCAACTCGGCCGGTTACATCGATTATGGCGCACTGTCGCAGATGTTGAATTAATTCCTTTAGGCTTAACTCATCCTCGCTGGACCGCGCTGTGGAAGCTATTACGCTTAGGCGATAACGTCAGTCAAAAAGTACTCGCCGACGCGTTAGAAATAGAATTGCCATCATTAATGCGCACTTTGGGACAATTAGAAGAACATGGATATGTTAAAAGGCGTTGTTGCGATACTGATAAGCGAGCACGAATTGTCAGTTTGACCCCTCAAGGAACCGACATTCAGAAGCAAATAGAAGCACGGATTATGCAAATCCGTGCTGAATTACTCAATGGCATTAGTCATCAAGAATTAAATGAATTTGAACGTGTGATCAGTCTGATTAGTGCTAATGCTATGGCTAAGCTTAATCAGTCTGATGACCCTTTTAGTGAGAAGTAACATGACTCCAGATCAACAATTTGCCCGTCTCGTTAAAATATCGATTGCGATGTTTGTATTCGTATTCGGTTACTTTATGTTTGCCGATGCTGTCATGCCAATGACGCCACAAGCTATGGCAACACGGATGGTCACCAAGGTAACACCACAAGTCAGTGGAAAAATAGCCTCTATTAAGGTCGCAAATAACCAATTTGTGGCCGAAGGTGATGTGTTGTTTAGTATCGATTCAGCCTCTTATGAGTTAGCGGTTGAGCGAGCAACATTAGCCTTAGAGCAAGCAAAACAAGATAATGCAGAACTCGATGCATCGATATTAGCCGCCAAAGCCGACGTGCAGGCAAATCAAAGTAATGCACAGCAAAAAAGCAGCGAGGCAAAGCGTATTGATGCTCTTTATTCTACACGCGGTGTATCGCAGCAGTTAGCCGATCAAGCTCAAAATGATGCCGCAACCGCCGAAGCTAACTTACTTGCCGCTAAAGCTCGCTTAACTAAGTTAATCGTTAGTCGTGGGTTTAACGGCGCGGATAATTTAAAAGTTCGCCAAGCTCAAAATCATTTAGCTCAAGCCGAGTTAGACTTGTCATATACTCAAATTCGCGCAGATCAAAATGGGGTTGTCACTAACTTACAGTTAGAAGTCGGTAGCTTTGCAGTCGGTCAGCCTTTATTAGCACTCGTATCAGAAAACGTTGATATTATTGCTGATTTCAGAGAGAAAAGTTTACAAGGTATTGAGCCACAATCAATTGCGCTGGTTTCATTTGATGGCCAACCTGGCCATTTATACTCGGCTAAAGTGAGTTCTGTTGATGCAGGTGTGAGTGCCGGACAATTTGATGCCAATGGCCGCTTGGCAGATCCCCAAGAGTCGGTGCGATGGGTCCGTGATGCCCAGCGCTTACGTTTACATTTAGAGCTCGATCAACAAGCCGTTAGCCTATTACCTGCAGGGGCTCGCGCCACGGTGCAATTGGTGCCCAATAGCAGTTTTCTCGGTTTTTTGGCCAAGGTACAAATTAAAGTCATTAGTGTGCTGCACTATATTTATTAAATGAAGCATTAACTTCAATCATTATTTCCCTAATCCATACTTATAGCTGGTTACCACTTTTTAGTGTTGACTGAACAAACCATTTATTAGGGTGGGTGATTTAGGGTGCCGTATTCTCTCCAATGCGAAGGTATTTTTACATGTTGCTACGCCACAGTCCTTTGACTACAAACGATTTACGTCAATGCCTTCGCATTGCAACAGGCGCAACGCTTGGGTTTGCTATTTGTAAATTTTTCGACCTAAGTTATGGAGTATTTTTTACTGTAACCCCAATGTTACTGTTGGGTTTAGTACCAGTGATGAATGCCCATGCAATGCGGCAACTATTAGCATCATCGGTGATGGCTGGAATTGAGGTGGGTATTCTAGGTGGTTTATTTGGTACTCATCCAGGCATGATCTTGCCAATTGTGTTTATACTTTTTCTGTATCGATTTGCGGCAATGTCACGAGGCAGTTTGTTTTTGTTCGGCGCTAACGGGGTGATCAGCTTAAGCATTATGCTGCACTTTGCCAGTTATCCGAGTGTCGATATTAATAATCTTATTTTTAATAATTTTTGGGCGACGGCAGCATCTGTCATCATTGCTTACGCTATGACCGCTCTTTGGCCAGATGTTGAACCACGTC
The Shewanella vesiculosa DNA segment above includes these coding regions:
- a CDS encoding HlyD family secretion protein; this translates as MTPDQQFARLVKISIAMFVFVFGYFMFADAVMPMTPQAMATRMVTKVTPQVSGKIASIKVANNQFVAEGDVLFSIDSASYELAVERATLALEQAKQDNAELDASILAAKADVQANQSNAQQKSSEAKRIDALYSTRGVSQQLADQAQNDAATAEANLLAAKARLTKLIVSRGFNGADNLKVRQAQNHLAQAELDLSYTQIRADQNGVVTNLQLEVGSFAVGQPLLALVSENVDIIADFREKSLQGIEPQSIALVSFDGQPGHLYSAKVSSVDAGVSAGQFDANGRLADPQESVRWVRDAQRLRLHLELDQQAVSLLPAGARATVQLVPNSSFLGFLAKVQIKVISVLHYIY
- a CDS encoding polymer-forming cytoskeletal protein yields the protein MNHKNKGMTYIGADMALEGNVRIQGPAMVAGHTKGTINSTDQIKIELGGVIEGDVFCQEMRVSGLFKGKLHCNKLIIVSSGIVEGEVSSHQMEIYDGGQFIGMRTKGPDASQLPQAEAEQSSHQQAQQASVTHSVFSGRKFTYAAVATILIIAGTILQPTISSALNRGQILSSDNNQASVEQYSQSTATAEDAEVLFQDIDQQTSFVDQAEALMGAGQSDINVAMEDLHELAKSSEAMGDSQTASDDVEQIEPAFGTPDK
- the slyA gene encoding transcriptional regulator SlyA, with translation MSTELERLKELHLAEQLGRLHRLWRTVADVELIPLGLTHPRWTALWKLLRLGDNVSQKVLADALEIELPSLMRTLGQLEEHGYVKRRCCDTDKRARIVSLTPQGTDIQKQIEARIMQIRAELLNGISHQELNEFERVISLISANAMAKLNQSDDPFSEK
- the zapE gene encoding cell division protein ZapE, whose amino-acid sequence is MVYYSAQQFSLSVMSPLQAYQQRIKQNMLDDPAQQQAVLALDSLYQQCLSINKKNRGLYLWGDVGRGKTFLMDLFYQSLSEQYLYSPQSETNKTVLRLHFHRFMAMIHQQLNQTSGIRDPLAHIAKQIAAKYSVICFDEFFVSDIGDAILLGRLFETLFQSEVTLVATSNVPIVDLYKNGLQRDRFLPTIDLLLQYTESIHLNGQIDHRLHANANILTTTPPWLKQPSSMAPDVVFQQLCQQYPQPHASLKNLPHSIEVCHRDIAIMAIHGQLAWFTFSALCQSPRSALDYIELAGQFSHILLSDVPILGGELRSWIRARGTEDGSLATITGERQLSYASEDDPTRRFISLVDELYDQKVMLILNSRFSLEDLYIDGALQFEFRRTYSRLIEMQQWA